The candidate division KSB1 bacterium genome contains the following window.
AACGGATTAAAAATAATCTCGCTTTTGCTGCCGGTGATTTCAATGATCGTTTCTGCCAATTCCTTGATTGTCATCTCATTCGGGCTGCCGATATTGACCGGTTCATGCTGATTGGAAAATAAAAGCCGACAGATTCCCTCAATCAAATCATCCACGTAGCAAAAACTTCGGGTTTGTGAGCCGTCCCCGAAAATCGTGATCGGTTGATTCATCAAGGCCTGTGGAACGAAGGCTGGGATGGCGCGTCCGTCTTTCGGCCGCATTCTGGGACCGTAAGTATTAAAGATTCTTACTATTTTCGTGTCCAGTCCGTGGAACCGGTGGTATGCCATTGTAATTGCTTCTGCGTACCTTTTTGCTTCATCATAAACGCCGCGGGGACCTACCGGGTTTACATGACCCCAGTAATCTTCTTTTTGCGGGTGAACTTGCGGGTCGCCATAAACTTCAGAAGTGGAGGCAAGCAGGAATCTGGCTTTCTTTTCCCGCGCCAACCCGAGCGCTTTATGCGTTCCCAATGCCCCTACTTTTAATGTTGGAATCGGAAGTTCTAAATAATCTTTGGGACTGGCCGGTGAAGCGAAATGAATCACATAGTCAATGGGCCCGGCACAATAAATATATTCTGTGACGTTGTGCTTGATAAATTTGAAATTTTCTCCTTGAAGGTGCTCGATATTTGCAACGGTGCCGGTTAACAAATTGTCCATGGCAATGACTTCATGCCCTTTATTGAGCAGGTACTCGCAAATGTGTGAACCTAAAAACCCGGCTCCACCTGTGACTAACGTTCTTTTCATAAATTCCCTTTTTGATTAAATATTTCAAGATCTCTTGCAATTCCTTTCGACACTTTCCAGTCGAGAATTAGGTCCGAATCAATTTCTTTCTGATATACGATCAAACCTTCCGTTTCAGGCAATTTTTCAATGAAATCCAATCCCTTTTCCGGACCGAGAACAAAAACGGCTGTGGCATAAGCATCGGCCAAGACTGTGGTTTCTGAAAAAATCGTAACGCTGACAACTGGGGAGGCCGGATAACCGGTCTTCGGATTTACAATGTGATGAAACCGTTTCCCGCTTACTTCAAAGAAACGCTCGTAATCTCCAGAGGATGCCACGGCGCCTTCATCCATTTTTATTTTGGCAAAAAATCCAGCAACTTTTCTCGGGTGACGAACCCAAATAGTCCGCTGTCCTCTCGTTAATTCTCCGGCAATGGCGCGAAGATCTCCGCCCGCTTCGACCATAAAATTTTTATAGTCATACTTTTCTAAAACTTCAACCGCTTTATCAACCGCGTAGCCTTTTGCAATCGCCCCTAAATCCATCCCCATATTTACTTCAGGTAAAAAAACATTGTTGTCGTTAATTACAATTCTTCTGAAATCAACCAACCCGCGTTTTTCTAACACCTCATCTTGCGTCGGTACCCGGGGATTAGAAGATTTGAAATTCCACAAACGCAGCAACGGTAAAACTGTCACGTCAAATGCGCCATCGGAATTTTCGCCCACTTCCTGCGCTTGTTTTATGATCTCCAAAACATCCTTATGAACTGAAATCCCTCTATGACCGGCATTTAAATTTAGCTGTCCGACCTCGCTGGAATCGTTAAACGAAGTCGCCAGGTCTTCAATTTTCTGCATTGTCTCAAAAGCCTGCTCAACATGCTGCTGCCAATTCTCGGGTTCCTGTTTTGCATAAATTATTATGGACACCAAAGTGTCCATAATAATACGCTTCTTCTCAAATAATTGAATATCATTCCCGCTACACTCGAAAAAGAAAATTAGAAAAATAACAAAAAAAAGTCTGAGCAATCAACTCTCCCGAGTCGTAACAAATTCTACTAATTCAGTCAAAGATCTCTTGTAGGGCGTATCCGGATAGCGTTCCAAATTTTTGATTGCTTTTTCGCTGTATTGATTCGCCATTTTTGTAGCATATTCAACGCCGCCATGTTCTTTAACAAAAGCAATAATTTCATTCAGGTCATGTTTATCAGGGTTGTTTTTTATCTTCCGAATCACACGTCGAGACACCGATTTCTTTGCCTGTTTCAAGGCATAAATCAGCGGCAAGGTAACCTTACTTTCGCGAATGTCATGACCGAAAGGTTTGCCGGTTTTTTTTTCTTTACCCAGAATATCGAGCAGATCATCTTTGATTTGAAAAGCAATGCCAATATTCTCCCCAAATTCTTTCATCGCAGAGAGGTCTTCTTCGTTTTCAGTTGAAGACACCGCCCCCAACTGACAAGCCGCGGCTAGAAGTGAGGCTGTTTTATCGCCAATAAGTTTGAAATAAACCTCTTCTTCCATACGATAATCCTTACTTCTCTCCAGGCCCAGCAATTCTCCTTCAGCCATTCGCTCTGCGGTTTCGGAGTAAATTTCATATGCCCGCATGCTTTTTAAACTCAGCATGGCAAGAAGAGATTTCGATAAGAGG
Protein-coding sequences here:
- a CDS encoding SDR family oxidoreductase, whose product is MKRTLVTGGAGFLGSHICEYLLNKGHEVIAMDNLLTGTVANIEHLQGENFKFIKHNVTEYIYCAGPIDYVIHFASPASPKDYLELPIPTLKVGALGTHKALGLAREKKARFLLASTSEVYGDPQVHPQKEDYWGHVNPVGPRGVYDEAKRYAEAITMAYHRFHGLDTKIVRIFNTYGPRMRPKDGRAIPAFVPQALMNQPITIFGDGSQTRSFCYVDDLIEGICRLLFSNQHEPVNIGSPNEMTIKELAETIIEITGSKSEIIFNPLPIDDPKVRQPDIEKAKTILGWEPQVSLDEGLSRTI
- a CDS encoding FAD:protein FMN transferase encodes the protein MLRLFFVIFLIFFFECSGNDIQLFEKKRIIMDTLVSIIIYAKQEPENWQQHVEQAFETMQKIEDLATSFNDSSEVGQLNLNAGHRGISVHKDVLEIIKQAQEVGENSDGAFDVTVLPLLRLWNFKSSNPRVPTQDEVLEKRGLVDFRRIVINDNNVFLPEVNMGMDLGAIAKGYAVDKAVEVLEKYDYKNFMVEAGGDLRAIAGELTRGQRTIWVRHPRKVAGFFAKIKMDEGAVASSGDYERFFEVSGKRFHHIVNPKTGYPASPVVSVTIFSETTVLADAYATAVFVLGPEKGLDFIEKLPETEGLIVYQKEIDSDLILDWKVSKGIARDLEIFNQKGNL
- a CDS encoding polyprenyl synthetase family protein, whose amino-acid sequence is MLTLKEICEPIKKELSDYEVEFKKLLSSNVFLIDKVVKYIVRQKGKRLRPIFVILTSKMHNGVALDSRKLKAAAIMELLHTATLMHDDVVDSSPRRRGLPAVNSIWKNKVSILMGDLLLSKSLLAMLSLKSMRAYEIYSETAERMAEGELLGLERSKDYRMEEEVYFKLIGDKTASLLAAACQLGAVSSTENEEDLSAMKEFGENIGIAFQIKDDLLDILGKEKKTGKPFGHDIRESKVTLPLIYALKQAKKSVSRRVIRKIKNNPDKHDLNEIIAFVKEHGGVEYATKMANQYSEKAIKNLERYPDTPYKRSLTELVEFVTTRES